The Candidatus Dependentiae bacterium genome contains a region encoding:
- a CDS encoding mechanosensitive ion channel, whose translation KKLPAIVIISYLVKTFVLTKLFEIFRTEPGAQNTMFKISHYIIIALAIILGFITIQLREFITIAGSFLAIGIGFALKDLASDYVAGLFILIERPVEIGNYIQLDEHTIGTVQKISARATTIRTARNFSIIVPNKDLVSKQIINWGDGRISVGFELRVSVDYNQNLERVKEILHKTIQSHDAILKVPTTVIRIEDFGDSGVNFFIRAFISARRVREQWDISSDLRFAIMKVFKENNITIPFPQIVVHRTDEKAINSIK comes from the coding sequence AAAAAGCTACCGGCGATTGTTATAATTTCATATTTGGTCAAAACATTCGTACTTACAAAATTATTTGAAATATTCAGAACTGAACCGGGCGCACAAAACACCATGTTTAAGATTTCACACTACATAATAATAGCGTTGGCAATAATTTTGGGATTTATAACAATACAATTAAGAGAATTTATAACAATCGCCGGTAGCTTTTTGGCAATCGGTATAGGTTTTGCATTAAAAGATCTTGCATCAGATTATGTAGCAGGCTTATTTATACTTATAGAAAGACCTGTAGAGATTGGAAATTATATTCAACTTGATGAACATACAATTGGTACGGTACAAAAAATATCCGCCAGAGCCACAACTATACGAACCGCCAGAAATTTTTCAATTATAGTTCCAAATAAAGATCTGGTTTCAAAACAAATAATTAATTGGGGTGATGGTAGGATATCGGTTGGCTTTGAATTGAGAGTTTCGGTTGATTACAACCAAAATCTTGAACGAGTAAAAGAAATTTTACACAAAACAATCCAAAGTCATGATGCTATTTTAAAAGTACCTACCACAGTTATTAGAATTGAAGATTTTGGCGATAGTGGTGTAAATTTTTTCATAAGAGCATTTATAAGCGCAAGAAGAGTCCGTGAACAATGGGATATTTCAAGCGATTTACGATTCGCAATAATGAAAGTATTTAAAGAAAACAATATAACAATTCCATTTCCACAAATTGTTGTTCATAGAACGGACGAAAAAGCTATTAATTCTATAAAATAG
- a CDS encoding Atg1 family protein, whose translation MKISRYFVLLFFIFFSLKSYNPILFVYGPTQSSLFDYKYDREKIQKIYDKFNLEIKEKNTVLLNEDEENCEKNYLLLFLMLNTKFEDDETKLINKVMDENDIRLCYRENIRDFRERLIEDIENIDKNINEKITIVTVGLGAKVISDIFEEINEYIKSVVSIDLVENLNYSPIAGACKSRIIKKEFSVVSYDEDGNIKYDENDRPELTPIKTNKLKNIPEKEDDDESYSSDSSSKSELLSSDTSKKSSTQSYSSSSKNIENKGQKIIIEDKRVPMILITLEDAEKFLKYQHKDDVECTCFGINWTKKKIDRTIALVGLAFEIITAFA comes from the coding sequence ATGAAGATTTCTAGGTATTTTGTTTTGTTGTTTTTTATCTTTTTTTCTCTTAAATCTTATAATCCAATACTTTTTGTTTATGGACCAACTCAGTCAAGTCTTTTTGATTATAAATATGACAGAGAAAAAATTCAAAAAATTTACGATAAGTTTAATTTGGAAATAAAAGAAAAAAATACAGTTTTATTAAATGAAGATGAAGAAAATTGCGAAAAAAATTACTTACTTTTATTTCTTATGCTAAATACTAAGTTCGAAGATGATGAAACCAAACTTATCAATAAAGTTATGGATGAAAATGATATACGTCTGTGTTATAGAGAAAATATTAGAGATTTCAGAGAGCGATTAATTGAAGATATTGAAAATATTGATAAAAATATAAATGAGAAAATAACTATTGTAACTGTTGGTTTGGGTGCAAAAGTTATTAGTGATATTTTTGAAGAAATAAATGAATATATAAAATCTGTTGTTTCTATAGATTTAGTTGAAAATCTTAATTACAGCCCGATAGCAGGTGCATGTAAAAGTAGAATTATAAAAAAAGAATTTAGTGTCGTATCTTATGATGAAGATGGTAATATTAAATATGATGAAAACGATAGACCTGAGTTAACACCAATAAAAACAAATAAACTTAAAAACATACCTGAAAAAGAAGATGATGATGAATCGTACAGTTCAGATAGTAGTTCAAAAAGCGAATTATTAAGTTCTGATACATCAAAAAAAAGTTCTACACAAAGTTATTCAAGTAGTTCTAAAAATATTGAAAATAAAGGACAAAAGATAATTATTGAAGATAAAAGAGTGCCTATGATTTTAATTACGCTGGAAGATGCAGAAAAATTTTTAAAATATCAGCATAAAGATGATGTAGAATGTACATGTTTTGGAATCAATTGGACGAAAAAAAAGATAGATAGAACAATTGCCTTGGTCGGTTTGGCTTTTGAAATTATTACAGCTTTTGCATAA